One segment of Pleuronectes platessa chromosome 21, fPlePla1.1, whole genome shotgun sequence DNA contains the following:
- the msl1b gene encoding male-specific lethal 1 homolog isoform X3 — translation MTLRSTLFPKTGSKRSTDAIDFDIAHFGAATVSPLILRREPCDFVLHVKDVQGGHIPSKTQVLDQIYMTSKVALAATVAEVVQGDNKTVGVLSPVRPMGGEGTPVKGKPLSVDNMDNPQMAVNNNPKDAGAEDSGKGVVPGVVGTASIELSSEGKWRNIRKTPANPHTQANCLRQILLLQLDLIEQQQQQLQSKDKEIDELKADKETLLARIERMERRLQLTRKDPPRDKRLFQPLEPWTPDKEDMWDLDPEESPQPNQANPLPFSRGGKGQKRKSCFGDAKVQKCRGKSAKLSPHKAEMQPGSPNQRELRSKETPEKMGPMRSGAERDMLLPCKEEPELNCEMEDLPFMSTTEMYLCCWNQPPLSPLRETSPKKEEEVAIPSWRENCIEPLEDESSNSVEPLDDGVFLKRHAKLELDEKRRKRWDIQRIREQRMFQRLQQRMNRKKIVQETEPEVSSFYPDIEDVEAIVITPFLPVVAFGRPLPKLAQQNFELPWLDDRSRCRIEVPKKHTPHRTCRK, via the exons ATGACTCTGAGATCCACGCTGTTTCCAAAGACGGGATCCAAGCGGAGCACCGACGCCATCGACTTCGACATTGCGCACTTCGGGGCCGCCACCGTGAGCCCGCTGATCCTGCGGAGGGAGCCCTGCGACTTCGTCCTCCATGTGAAAGACGTGCAGGGCGGTCACATCCCGAGCAAGACACAGGTCCTAGACCAGATTTACATGACAAGCAAAGTTGCCCTCGCCGCCACAGTTGCAGAAGTAGTTCAGGGTGACAATAAAACTGTGGGGGTGTTGTCCCCTGTCAGACCGATGGGGGGTGAGGGAACCCCGGTGAAAGGTAAACCCCTCTCTGTGGACAACATGGATAACCCTCAGATGGCTGTGAACAATAACCCTAAGGATGCTGGGGCCGAGGACAGCGGCAAGGGGGTCGTCCCCGGAGTCGTCGGCACCGCATCCATTGAACTCTCGTCTGAGGGCAAGTGGAGGAACATCAGGAAGACTCCTGCTAATCCCCACACGCAGGCCAACTGCCTCCGACAGatcctgctcctgcagctggatctcattgagcagcagcagcagcagctgcagtccaAGGACAAGGAGATAGATGAGCTGAAAGCCGACAAAGAGACC CTGCTCGCTCGCATTGAGCGCATGGAGCGTCGCCTGCAGCTCACGAGAAAGGACCCCCCGCGGGACAAGCGACTGTTCCAGCCCCTGGAGCCTTGGACCCCTGACAAAGAGGACATGTGGGATCTGGATCCGGAGGAGAGTCCCCAGCCCAACCAAGCCAACCCACTCCCCTTTAGTCGGGGTGGCAAAGGTCAAAAGAG GAAGTCTTGTTTTGGAGATGCAAAAGTCCAGAAATGCCGGGGCAAGAGTGCAAAGCTCAGCCCCCACAAAGCTGAAATGCAGCCTGGTTCTCCTAATCAGAGAGAGCTGCGGAGTAAGGAAACCCCCGAGAAGATGGGTCCCATGAGATCTGGGGCAGAAAGGGACATGTTGCTTCCGTGCAAAGAGGAGCCTGAGCTGAACTGCGAGATGGAAGACCTGCCCTTCATGTCTACCACAGAGATGTATCTGTGTTGCTGGAAccaacctcctctctctcctctgcggGAGACTTCTCctaaaaaggaggaagaggtggccA TTCCATCCTGGAGAGAAAACTGCATCGAGCCTCTGGAGGATGAATCCTCCAACTCTGTggag CCGCTGGATGACGGCGTGTTTTTGAAACGCCATGCGAAGCTCGAGTTggatgaaaagaggaggaagag ATGGGACATCCAGCGAATCAGAGAGCAGCGCATGTTCCAGCGTCTGCAGCAGCGAATGAACAGGAAGAAGATCGTCCAGGAAACCGAGCCGGAGGTTTCATCCTTCTATCCCGACATTGAAGACG TTGAAGCTATAGTGATCACTCCTTTCTTGCCCGTGGTTGCGTTTGGACGACCGTTGCCCAAACTCGCACAACA GAACTTCGAGCTGCCTTGGCTGGACGACCGGAGCCGCTGTCGCATCGAGGTtcccaaaaaacacacacctcaccGGACCTGTCGGAAGTGA
- the msl1b gene encoding male-specific lethal 1 homolog isoform X1, producing the protein MTLRSTLFPKTGSKRSTDAIDFDIAHFGAATVSPLILRREPCDFVLHVKDVQGGHIPSKTQVLDQIYMTSKVALAATVAEVVQGDNKTVGVLSPVRPMGGEGTPVKGKPLSVDNMDNPQMAVNNNPKDAGAEDSGKGVVPGVVGTASIELSSEGKWRNIRKTPANPHTQANCLRQILLLQLDLIEQQQQQLQSKDKEIDELKADKETLLARIERMERRLQLTRKDPPRDKRLFQPLEPWTPDKEDMWDLDPEESPQPNQANPLPFSRGGKGQKRKSCFGDAKVQKCRGKSAKLSPHKAEMQPGSPNQRELRSKETPEKMGPMRSGAERDMLLPCKEEPELNCEMEDLPFMSTTEMYLCCWNQPPLSPLRETSPKKEEEVASEWTPHVVHDMLIVCKPNLFPSLSTLSVKCTEHSIHGDPPLHPSSSHSLVPSWRENCIEPLEDESSNSVEPLDDGVFLKRHAKLELDEKRRKRWDIQRIREQRMFQRLQQRMNRKKIVQETEPEVSSFYPDIEDVEAIVITPFLPVVAFGRPLPKLAQQNFELPWLDDRSRCRIEVPKKHTPHRTCRK; encoded by the exons ATGACTCTGAGATCCACGCTGTTTCCAAAGACGGGATCCAAGCGGAGCACCGACGCCATCGACTTCGACATTGCGCACTTCGGGGCCGCCACCGTGAGCCCGCTGATCCTGCGGAGGGAGCCCTGCGACTTCGTCCTCCATGTGAAAGACGTGCAGGGCGGTCACATCCCGAGCAAGACACAGGTCCTAGACCAGATTTACATGACAAGCAAAGTTGCCCTCGCCGCCACAGTTGCAGAAGTAGTTCAGGGTGACAATAAAACTGTGGGGGTGTTGTCCCCTGTCAGACCGATGGGGGGTGAGGGAACCCCGGTGAAAGGTAAACCCCTCTCTGTGGACAACATGGATAACCCTCAGATGGCTGTGAACAATAACCCTAAGGATGCTGGGGCCGAGGACAGCGGCAAGGGGGTCGTCCCCGGAGTCGTCGGCACCGCATCCATTGAACTCTCGTCTGAGGGCAAGTGGAGGAACATCAGGAAGACTCCTGCTAATCCCCACACGCAGGCCAACTGCCTCCGACAGatcctgctcctgcagctggatctcattgagcagcagcagcagcagctgcagtccaAGGACAAGGAGATAGATGAGCTGAAAGCCGACAAAGAGACC CTGCTCGCTCGCATTGAGCGCATGGAGCGTCGCCTGCAGCTCACGAGAAAGGACCCCCCGCGGGACAAGCGACTGTTCCAGCCCCTGGAGCCTTGGACCCCTGACAAAGAGGACATGTGGGATCTGGATCCGGAGGAGAGTCCCCAGCCCAACCAAGCCAACCCACTCCCCTTTAGTCGGGGTGGCAAAGGTCAAAAGAG GAAGTCTTGTTTTGGAGATGCAAAAGTCCAGAAATGCCGGGGCAAGAGTGCAAAGCTCAGCCCCCACAAAGCTGAAATGCAGCCTGGTTCTCCTAATCAGAGAGAGCTGCGGAGTAAGGAAACCCCCGAGAAGATGGGTCCCATGAGATCTGGGGCAGAAAGGGACATGTTGCTTCCGTGCAAAGAGGAGCCTGAGCTGAACTGCGAGATGGAAGACCTGCCCTTCATGTCTACCACAGAGATGTATCTGTGTTGCTGGAAccaacctcctctctctcctctgcggGAGACTTCTCctaaaaaggaggaagaggtggccAGTGAGTGGACTCCTCATGTAGTTCATGATATGCTGATTGTTTGTAAGCCTAATCTATTCCCATCTTTAAGCACTTTATCCGTCAAATGTACTGAGCACTCTATCCACGGtgatcctcctctccatccgtcttcctcccactctctagTTCCATCCTGGAGAGAAAACTGCATCGAGCCTCTGGAGGATGAATCCTCCAACTCTGTggag CCGCTGGATGACGGCGTGTTTTTGAAACGCCATGCGAAGCTCGAGTTggatgaaaagaggaggaagag ATGGGACATCCAGCGAATCAGAGAGCAGCGCATGTTCCAGCGTCTGCAGCAGCGAATGAACAGGAAGAAGATCGTCCAGGAAACCGAGCCGGAGGTTTCATCCTTCTATCCCGACATTGAAGACG TTGAAGCTATAGTGATCACTCCTTTCTTGCCCGTGGTTGCGTTTGGACGACCGTTGCCCAAACTCGCACAACA GAACTTCGAGCTGCCTTGGCTGGACGACCGGAGCCGCTGTCGCATCGAGGTtcccaaaaaacacacacctcaccGGACCTGTCGGAAGTGA
- the chmp2a gene encoding charged multivesicular body protein 2a isoform X2, translated as MDFLFGKRRTPEEMLRQNQRALNRAMRDLDRERSKLEQQEKKIIADIKKMAKQGQMDAVKIMAKDLVRTRRYVKKFIMMKANIQAVSLKIQTLKSNNSMAQAMKGVTKAMATMNRQLKLPQIQKIMMEFEKQSELMDMKEEMMNDAIDDAMGDEDDEDESDAIVSQVLDELGLNMSDELSHLPTPGGNLSVAGGKKVEPQAALADADADLEERLNNLRRD; from the exons ATGGATTTCCTGTTCGGGAAGCGAAGGACCCCGGAGGAGATGCTGAGGCAGAACCAGCGGGCGCTCAATCGTGCCATGAGGGACCTGGACCGGGAGCGGAGCaaactggagcagcaggagaagaagatcaTCGCTGACATAAAGAAAATGGCCAAACAGGGACAGATG GATGCCGTCAAGATCATGGCGAAGGATCTGGTTCGCACAAGACGCTACGTGAAGAAGTTCATCATGATGAAAGCAAACATCCAGGCTGTGAGCTTGAAGATCCAGACGCTCAAGTCCAACAACAGCATGGCGCAGGCCATGAAAGGCGTCACCAAGGCCATGGCCACTATGAACAGACAG CTGAAACTGCCTCAGATCCAGAAGATCATGATGGAGTTTGAAAAACAGAGTGAGCTCATGGACatgaaggaggagatgatgaATGACGCCATTGATGACGCCAtgggtgatgaagatgatgaagacgagAG CGACGCCATCGTGTCCCAGGTGCTGGACGAGCTGGGTCTGAACATGTCCGATGAACTGTCAC ATCTCCCGACCCCCGGAGGAAACCTGTCGGTGGCCGGAGGGAAGAAGGTGGAGCCCCAGGCCGCCCTCGCCGACGCCGACGCCGATCTGGAGGAGCGGCTGAACAACCTGCGGAGAGACTAA
- the calcoco2 gene encoding calcium-binding and coiled-coil domain-containing protein 2 isoform X2 has protein sequence MEVSSGAAAAQPPVRNYSQVVFSNIPQSYPPSTSLTCHYTAAFQPHPRDWVGIFKVGWNSAKDYHTFVWVEPCLDVVGQESVSRQTVFKDYYLPKDEIEFYQFCYIDVTGQVRGASTPFCFKSPEDQSLTSRLDDDILVVTTQEQVDQSVRERDELQTELDQIRQENQTLKLALEKERQDAAVFKNEEKENEKSHLVTEMDQNKEEIENLQSTLQQKLQEVETLKEELLVQITKHLELEQHRATEQKSLSLSSDRAAAETEKHSKEKYDRAVMKINQMKDERKAMKETIDAQSQEITKLSCKLREGERELLKAEDRVQLLQVDLQSSEKQRDRLDAELQRVSLNMEDVKRENQELCLRLSQQETQQEPAGDPGSTGGPLQARCQALANQLQDSQVKLATERDDARNTKRQVVALNEELMNMKRQLESLVMTGDEGQRRGNKLEMQLREALEALADKDGLIEEKEQMMRLVKHENEALTRENNDLLSNMEGLRSAYADLNAAPASDSPHVQPDSASPAANTGSIPAPDPAEHLYDVTEDVAEPEEELLVCRHCHESFPGITRGELEQHEESHRVCPFCTVICDHMEQSTFEDHVYSHEL, from the exons ATGGAGGTGTCTTCAGGGGCCGCAGCAGCTCAGCCCCCAGTCCGCAACTACTCCCAGGTGGTGTTCAGCAACATCCCCCAGTCataccccccctccacctccctcacctgCCACTACACCGCGGCCTTCCAGCCTCACCCCCGGGACTGGGTGGGCATCTTCAAG GTGGGATGGAACTCAGCGAAGGACTACCACACCTTCGTGTGGGTGGAGCCGTGTCTGGATGTGGTCGGTCAGGAGTCCGTGAGCAGGCAGACGGTTTTTAAAG ACTACTACCTGCCCAAGGACGAGATTGAGTTCTACCAGTTCTGCTACATCGACGTCACTGGTCAGGTGCGGGGGGCCAGCACTCCCTTCTGCTTCAAAAGCCCAGAGGATCAGAGCTTGACCTCCAGACTGGATGATGACATCCTGGTGGTTACGACACAG GAACAAGTGGATCAGAGCGTCCGCGAGAGAGACGAGCTGCAGACAGAGTTGGATCAAATTCGGCAGGAAAACCAAACCCTGAAACTTGCTTTAGAGAAGGAACGACAAGACGCTGCCGTCTTCAAA aatgaggagaaagagaacGAGAAGAGTCACCTGGTCACAGAAATGGATCAAAACAAGGAAGAAATTGAAAACTTGCAAAGCACCTTACAGCAGAAACTTCAGGAAGTGGAAACTTTGAAG gaggagctgctggtccAGATAACCAAGCAtctggagctggagcagcacAGAGCGACCGAGCAGAAGAGCCTGAGCCTAAGTtctgacagagcagcagctgaaaccGAG aaaCACTCAAAGGAGAAATACGACCGAGCTGTGATGAAGATCAATCAGATGAAGGACGAGCGGAAGGCGATGAAGGAGACGATCGATGCTCAAAGTCAGGAGATCACCAA GCTGAGCTGCAAACtcagagaaggagaacgagagcTGCTCAAAGCAGAAGACAGAGTCCAGCTTCTACAG GTGGATCTCCAGAGCAGTGAGAAACAGAGGGACCGGCTGGacgcagagctgcagagagtcTCACTCAACATGGAGGACGTGAAGAGGGAGAACCAGGAGCTCTGTCTGAGGCTGTCCCAGCAGGAGACGCAGCAGGAACCAGCAGGAGATCCCGGCTCTACCGGAGGTCCTCTTCAGGCGCGGTGCCAGGCCCTCGCCAACCAGCTGCAGGACTCTCAGGTGAAGCTGGCGACCGAGAGGGACGACGCCAGAAACACCAAGAGACAAGTCGTGGCTCTGAACGAGGAACTGATGAATATGAAGAGGCAGCTGGAGAGCCTGGTGATGACTGGTGATGAGGGTCAACGGAGGGGTAACAAACTTGAG ATGCAGCTCAGAGAGGCTCTGGAGGCGCTGGCAGATAAAGACGGCCTCAtcgaggagaaggagcagatgaTGCGGCTCGTGAAGCACGAGAACGAAGCGCTCACCAGAGAAAACAAC GATCTCCTCAGCAACATGGAGGGCCTGCGCTCAGCGTACGCCGACCTCAACGCAGCTCCCGCCAGCGACTCGCCACACGTGCAGCCGGACTCCGCCTCTCCAGCTGCAAACACCGGATCCATCCCTGCACCGGATCCGGCTGAGCACCTGTACGACGTCACAG AGGATGTTGCAgaaccagaggaggag TTGCTGGTGTGTCGTCACTGCCACGAGAGCTTCCCTGGCATCACCCGGGGTGAACTGGAGCAGCACGAGGAGAGTCACCGAGTGTGTCCCTTCTGCACGGTGATCTGCGACCACATGGAGCAGTCCACGTTCGAGGACCACGTCTACAGCCACGAGCTGTGA
- the chmp2a gene encoding charged multivesicular body protein 2a isoform X1 — MPKKMDFLFGKRRTPEEMLRQNQRALNRAMRDLDRERSKLEQQEKKIIADIKKMAKQGQMDAVKIMAKDLVRTRRYVKKFIMMKANIQAVSLKIQTLKSNNSMAQAMKGVTKAMATMNRQLKLPQIQKIMMEFEKQSELMDMKEEMMNDAIDDAMGDEDDEDESDAIVSQVLDELGLNMSDELSHLPTPGGNLSVAGGKKVEPQAALADADADLEERLNNLRRD; from the exons ATGCCTAAAAAG ATGGATTTCCTGTTCGGGAAGCGAAGGACCCCGGAGGAGATGCTGAGGCAGAACCAGCGGGCGCTCAATCGTGCCATGAGGGACCTGGACCGGGAGCGGAGCaaactggagcagcaggagaagaagatcaTCGCTGACATAAAGAAAATGGCCAAACAGGGACAGATG GATGCCGTCAAGATCATGGCGAAGGATCTGGTTCGCACAAGACGCTACGTGAAGAAGTTCATCATGATGAAAGCAAACATCCAGGCTGTGAGCTTGAAGATCCAGACGCTCAAGTCCAACAACAGCATGGCGCAGGCCATGAAAGGCGTCACCAAGGCCATGGCCACTATGAACAGACAG CTGAAACTGCCTCAGATCCAGAAGATCATGATGGAGTTTGAAAAACAGAGTGAGCTCATGGACatgaaggaggagatgatgaATGACGCCATTGATGACGCCAtgggtgatgaagatgatgaagacgagAG CGACGCCATCGTGTCCCAGGTGCTGGACGAGCTGGGTCTGAACATGTCCGATGAACTGTCAC ATCTCCCGACCCCCGGAGGAAACCTGTCGGTGGCCGGAGGGAAGAAGGTGGAGCCCCAGGCCGCCCTCGCCGACGCCGACGCCGATCTGGAGGAGCGGCTGAACAACCTGCGGAGAGACTAA
- the calcoco2 gene encoding calcium-binding and coiled-coil domain-containing protein 2 isoform X1 codes for MEVSSGAAAAQPPVRNYSQVVFSNIPQSYPPSTSLTCHYTAAFQPHPRDWVGIFKVGWNSAKDYHTFVWVEPCLDVVGQESVSRQTVFKDYYLPKDEIEFYQFCYIDVTGQVRGASTPFCFKSPEDQSLTSRLDDDILVVTTQEQVDQSVRERDELQTELDQIRQENQTLKLALEKERQDAAVFKEQNEEKENEKSHLVTEMDQNKEEIENLQSTLQQKLQEVETLKEELLVQITKHLELEQHRATEQKSLSLSSDRAAAETEKHSKEKYDRAVMKINQMKDERKAMKETIDAQSQEITKLSCKLREGERELLKAEDRVQLLQVDLQSSEKQRDRLDAELQRVSLNMEDVKRENQELCLRLSQQETQQEPAGDPGSTGGPLQARCQALANQLQDSQVKLATERDDARNTKRQVVALNEELMNMKRQLESLVMTGDEGQRRGNKLEMQLREALEALADKDGLIEEKEQMMRLVKHENEALTRENNDLLSNMEGLRSAYADLNAAPASDSPHVQPDSASPAANTGSIPAPDPAEHLYDVTEDVAEPEEELLVCRHCHESFPGITRGELEQHEESHRVCPFCTVICDHMEQSTFEDHVYSHEL; via the exons ATGGAGGTGTCTTCAGGGGCCGCAGCAGCTCAGCCCCCAGTCCGCAACTACTCCCAGGTGGTGTTCAGCAACATCCCCCAGTCataccccccctccacctccctcacctgCCACTACACCGCGGCCTTCCAGCCTCACCCCCGGGACTGGGTGGGCATCTTCAAG GTGGGATGGAACTCAGCGAAGGACTACCACACCTTCGTGTGGGTGGAGCCGTGTCTGGATGTGGTCGGTCAGGAGTCCGTGAGCAGGCAGACGGTTTTTAAAG ACTACTACCTGCCCAAGGACGAGATTGAGTTCTACCAGTTCTGCTACATCGACGTCACTGGTCAGGTGCGGGGGGCCAGCACTCCCTTCTGCTTCAAAAGCCCAGAGGATCAGAGCTTGACCTCCAGACTGGATGATGACATCCTGGTGGTTACGACACAG GAACAAGTGGATCAGAGCGTCCGCGAGAGAGACGAGCTGCAGACAGAGTTGGATCAAATTCGGCAGGAAAACCAAACCCTGAAACTTGCTTTAGAGAAGGAACGACAAGACGCTGCCGTCTTCAAA GAGCAgaatgaggagaaagagaacGAGAAGAGTCACCTGGTCACAGAAATGGATCAAAACAAGGAAGAAATTGAAAACTTGCAAAGCACCTTACAGCAGAAACTTCAGGAAGTGGAAACTTTGAAG gaggagctgctggtccAGATAACCAAGCAtctggagctggagcagcacAGAGCGACCGAGCAGAAGAGCCTGAGCCTAAGTtctgacagagcagcagctgaaaccGAG aaaCACTCAAAGGAGAAATACGACCGAGCTGTGATGAAGATCAATCAGATGAAGGACGAGCGGAAGGCGATGAAGGAGACGATCGATGCTCAAAGTCAGGAGATCACCAA GCTGAGCTGCAAACtcagagaaggagaacgagagcTGCTCAAAGCAGAAGACAGAGTCCAGCTTCTACAG GTGGATCTCCAGAGCAGTGAGAAACAGAGGGACCGGCTGGacgcagagctgcagagagtcTCACTCAACATGGAGGACGTGAAGAGGGAGAACCAGGAGCTCTGTCTGAGGCTGTCCCAGCAGGAGACGCAGCAGGAACCAGCAGGAGATCCCGGCTCTACCGGAGGTCCTCTTCAGGCGCGGTGCCAGGCCCTCGCCAACCAGCTGCAGGACTCTCAGGTGAAGCTGGCGACCGAGAGGGACGACGCCAGAAACACCAAGAGACAAGTCGTGGCTCTGAACGAGGAACTGATGAATATGAAGAGGCAGCTGGAGAGCCTGGTGATGACTGGTGATGAGGGTCAACGGAGGGGTAACAAACTTGAG ATGCAGCTCAGAGAGGCTCTGGAGGCGCTGGCAGATAAAGACGGCCTCAtcgaggagaaggagcagatgaTGCGGCTCGTGAAGCACGAGAACGAAGCGCTCACCAGAGAAAACAAC GATCTCCTCAGCAACATGGAGGGCCTGCGCTCAGCGTACGCCGACCTCAACGCAGCTCCCGCCAGCGACTCGCCACACGTGCAGCCGGACTCCGCCTCTCCAGCTGCAAACACCGGATCCATCCCTGCACCGGATCCGGCTGAGCACCTGTACGACGTCACAG AGGATGTTGCAgaaccagaggaggag TTGCTGGTGTGTCGTCACTGCCACGAGAGCTTCCCTGGCATCACCCGGGGTGAACTGGAGCAGCACGAGGAGAGTCACCGAGTGTGTCCCTTCTGCACGGTGATCTGCGACCACATGGAGCAGTCCACGTTCGAGGACCACGTCTACAGCCACGAGCTGTGA
- the snf8 gene encoding vacuolar-sorting protein SNF8 has product MRRRGVGAGAVAKKKLAEAKYKERGNVLAEDQIVQMSKQLETFKSNLEEFASKHKQEIRKSSEFRVQFQEMCATIGVDPLASGKGFWSEMLGVGDFYYELGVQIIEVCLALKHRNGGLITLNELHQRVLSGRGKYAQDVSQDDLMRAIKKLKVMGNGFGMIPVGGSYLVQSVPAELNMDHTVVLQLAEKKGFVTVGEIKEGLKWEKERACHVLDHLLKEGLAWVDSQAAGESQYWFPALFSELTSRDVTPEEANQMSP; this is encoded by the exons ATGCGTCGCAGAGGAGTCGGAGCCGGAGCTGTGGCGAAGAAGAAGCTAGCGGAG GCCAAATACAAAGAAAGAGGAAACGTTCTGGCAGAAGATCAGATTGTTCAG ATGTCCAAACAGCTGGAGACGTTCAAATCCAACCTGGAGGAGTTCGCCAGCAAACACAAGCAGGAAATTCGAAAGAGCTCCGAGTTCAGGGTTCAGTTCCAGGAAATGTGTGCGACCATCGGAGTCGACCCTCTGGCCT CTGGAAAAGGCTTTTGGTCGGAGATGCTCGGTGTCGGTGACTTCTACTACGAGCTCGGTGTTCAGATTATTGAAGTGTGCCTGGCGCTGAAACACAGAAATGGAG GGCTCATTACTTTGAATGAACTCCATCAGAGAGTCCTGAGCGGAAGAGGTAAATACGCTCAGGATGTGAGCCA AGACGACTTGATGAGAGCGATAAAGAAACTGAAGGTGATGGGGAATGGCTTTGGGATGATTCCTGTCGGTGGGTCCTATTTGGTGCAGTCAGTTCCAGCAGAGCTCAACATGGATCATACTGTGGTTCTGCAGCTGGCCGAG AAAAAGGGATTCGTCACAGTGGGTGAGATCAAGGAAGGTCTCAAATGGGAGAAGGAGCGAGCTTGTCACGTTCTG GATCACCTGCTGAAAGAGGGTTTGGCCTGGGTGGACTCTCAGGCAGCCGGGGAGTCCCAGTACTGGTTTCCTGCTCTCTTCTCCGAGCTCACATCCCGGGACGTCACACCAGAGGAGGCCAATCAGATGTCACCTTAG
- the msl1b gene encoding male-specific lethal 1 homolog isoform X2 yields the protein MTLRSTLFPKTGSKRSTDAIDFDIAHFGAATVSPLILRREPCDFVLHVKDVQGGHIPSKTQVLDQIYMTSKVALAATVAEVVQGDNKTVGVLSPVRPMGGEGTPVKGKPLSVDNMDNPQMAVNNNPKDAGAEDSGKGVVPGVVGTASIELSSEGKWRNIRKTPANPHTQANCLRQILLLQLDLIEQQQQQLQSKDKEIDELKADKETLLARIERMERRLQLTRKDPPRDKRLFQPLEPWTPDKEDMWDLDPEESPQPNQANPLPFSRGGKGQKRKSCFGDAKVQKCRGKSAKLSPHKAEMQPGSPNQRELRSKETPEKMGPMRSGAERDMLLPCKEEPELNCEMEDLPFMSTTEMYLCCWNQPPLSPLRETSPKKEEEVASEWTPHVVHDMLIVFPSWRENCIEPLEDESSNSVEPLDDGVFLKRHAKLELDEKRRKRWDIQRIREQRMFQRLQQRMNRKKIVQETEPEVSSFYPDIEDVEAIVITPFLPVVAFGRPLPKLAQQNFELPWLDDRSRCRIEVPKKHTPHRTCRK from the exons ATGACTCTGAGATCCACGCTGTTTCCAAAGACGGGATCCAAGCGGAGCACCGACGCCATCGACTTCGACATTGCGCACTTCGGGGCCGCCACCGTGAGCCCGCTGATCCTGCGGAGGGAGCCCTGCGACTTCGTCCTCCATGTGAAAGACGTGCAGGGCGGTCACATCCCGAGCAAGACACAGGTCCTAGACCAGATTTACATGACAAGCAAAGTTGCCCTCGCCGCCACAGTTGCAGAAGTAGTTCAGGGTGACAATAAAACTGTGGGGGTGTTGTCCCCTGTCAGACCGATGGGGGGTGAGGGAACCCCGGTGAAAGGTAAACCCCTCTCTGTGGACAACATGGATAACCCTCAGATGGCTGTGAACAATAACCCTAAGGATGCTGGGGCCGAGGACAGCGGCAAGGGGGTCGTCCCCGGAGTCGTCGGCACCGCATCCATTGAACTCTCGTCTGAGGGCAAGTGGAGGAACATCAGGAAGACTCCTGCTAATCCCCACACGCAGGCCAACTGCCTCCGACAGatcctgctcctgcagctggatctcattgagcagcagcagcagcagctgcagtccaAGGACAAGGAGATAGATGAGCTGAAAGCCGACAAAGAGACC CTGCTCGCTCGCATTGAGCGCATGGAGCGTCGCCTGCAGCTCACGAGAAAGGACCCCCCGCGGGACAAGCGACTGTTCCAGCCCCTGGAGCCTTGGACCCCTGACAAAGAGGACATGTGGGATCTGGATCCGGAGGAGAGTCCCCAGCCCAACCAAGCCAACCCACTCCCCTTTAGTCGGGGTGGCAAAGGTCAAAAGAG GAAGTCTTGTTTTGGAGATGCAAAAGTCCAGAAATGCCGGGGCAAGAGTGCAAAGCTCAGCCCCCACAAAGCTGAAATGCAGCCTGGTTCTCCTAATCAGAGAGAGCTGCGGAGTAAGGAAACCCCCGAGAAGATGGGTCCCATGAGATCTGGGGCAGAAAGGGACATGTTGCTTCCGTGCAAAGAGGAGCCTGAGCTGAACTGCGAGATGGAAGACCTGCCCTTCATGTCTACCACAGAGATGTATCTGTGTTGCTGGAAccaacctcctctctctcctctgcggGAGACTTCTCctaaaaaggaggaagaggtggccAGTGAGTGGACTCCTCATGTAGTTCATGATATGCTGATTGTTT TTCCATCCTGGAGAGAAAACTGCATCGAGCCTCTGGAGGATGAATCCTCCAACTCTGTggag CCGCTGGATGACGGCGTGTTTTTGAAACGCCATGCGAAGCTCGAGTTggatgaaaagaggaggaagag ATGGGACATCCAGCGAATCAGAGAGCAGCGCATGTTCCAGCGTCTGCAGCAGCGAATGAACAGGAAGAAGATCGTCCAGGAAACCGAGCCGGAGGTTTCATCCTTCTATCCCGACATTGAAGACG TTGAAGCTATAGTGATCACTCCTTTCTTGCCCGTGGTTGCGTTTGGACGACCGTTGCCCAAACTCGCACAACA GAACTTCGAGCTGCCTTGGCTGGACGACCGGAGCCGCTGTCGCATCGAGGTtcccaaaaaacacacacctcaccGGACCTGTCGGAAGTGA